One region of Vibrio pelagius genomic DNA includes:
- a CDS encoding AAA family ATPase: MNHAQQAINELIEQTEKSVIGQSHVVQALVIGLLTNGHVLLEGLPGTAKTRSVKSLANLLNTSFGRIQFTPDLLPSDVTGTEVYQELDGKPQLHFQPGPIFNSIVLADEVNRAPAKVQAALLEAMAEGTITVGDKTHVLPELFMVLATQNPVEQEGTYPLPEAQMDRFIMKVTVDYPEDEAERDIIRLVRSEELGSETSSELVTPQHIEPELVIEARRQLPNITVSDLVENYIVALVIATRKPERYADSLLQKWIEIGSSPRASIALDKCARAYAWLQGRDHVTPDDVRAMVPSVLGHRFSLSYDALADGVDHQRVVQELLDCVEIG; the protein is encoded by the coding sequence ATGAACCACGCACAACAAGCCATTAATGAATTAATCGAACAAACTGAAAAAAGCGTCATTGGCCAAAGCCATGTGGTTCAGGCTTTGGTGATAGGGTTGCTGACCAATGGTCACGTACTTTTAGAGGGCTTACCGGGAACGGCAAAAACGCGCTCGGTGAAGTCACTTGCAAACCTACTTAACACCAGCTTTGGTCGTATTCAGTTTACTCCCGACTTATTACCTTCAGACGTAACAGGTACCGAAGTGTACCAAGAGTTGGATGGCAAGCCTCAGCTGCACTTCCAACCGGGACCAATCTTCAACAGCATTGTGTTGGCGGATGAGGTGAATCGTGCGCCAGCAAAAGTTCAAGCTGCACTGCTAGAAGCGATGGCAGAAGGCACGATTACGGTGGGTGATAAGACCCACGTCTTGCCTGAGTTGTTCATGGTGCTTGCAACACAAAACCCAGTGGAACAAGAGGGTACTTACCCACTGCCAGAAGCGCAGATGGACCGTTTTATTATGAAAGTGACCGTCGACTACCCAGAAGATGAGGCAGAGCGTGACATTATTCGCTTGGTGCGCAGCGAAGAGTTGGGTTCAGAAACCAGTAGCGAATTAGTGACGCCACAACACATTGAACCAGAGCTCGTTATTGAAGCGCGACGCCAATTACCAAACATTACTGTTTCCGATTTAGTCGAGAACTACATCGTGGCGCTTGTGATAGCGACACGTAAACCAGAGCGTTACGCTGATTCCTTGCTACAAAAATGGATCGAAATCGGCTCAAGTCCTCGCGCCTCAATTGCCTTAGACAAATGCGCGCGTGCTTATGCGTGGCTACAAGGGCGTGATCATGTAACGCCTGATGATGTGCGTGCAATGGTGCCATCGGTGCTGGGACATCGCTTCTCACTTTCTTACGATGCACTTGCCGATGGTGTTGATCATCAACGTGTGGTGCAAGAATTACTTGATTGTGTAGAAATCGGATAA
- a CDS encoding DUF58 domain-containing protein, producing the protein MAKPTLAPQSQGLDPRLYCDYARLVRLQAQAESFSLLPHLKAGSVLSGRHNSLFRGRGLNFEELRHYQLGDDIRNLDWKVTMRTGKPHVRSYTEEKDRNVIVCVDQRSAMFFASTEVMKSVVAAEVAAMCGWRVLKDGDRVGFVIASDSALYHSKAQRSQNDLLAQLKRLSQANQRLNVDSLDSDKVTFSKWIELIKRMKLKQSTLIFISDWRDCEEHHLDHLKQLQQHNDVLAVMVSDPLEQSLPQDLAKVKWVIGDGRYQLNLDSKAKVDAASASLVEKAQLQRQSLAQLMAIKKLPHIEIDTTGDHITQFQKLVGGR; encoded by the coding sequence ATGGCAAAGCCAACGCTTGCTCCTCAATCCCAAGGGCTCGATCCTCGCTTGTATTGTGATTACGCTCGCTTAGTGCGTTTACAAGCACAAGCCGAATCCTTCAGCCTGCTGCCTCACTTAAAAGCGGGCAGTGTGCTTTCTGGGCGGCACAACTCATTATTCCGTGGGCGTGGTCTGAACTTCGAAGAGCTGCGTCATTACCAGCTAGGGGACGACATCCGAAACCTAGATTGGAAAGTCACCATGCGCACAGGCAAGCCCCATGTGCGCAGTTACACCGAAGAAAAAGACCGCAATGTGATTGTTTGCGTTGATCAGCGTAGTGCGATGTTTTTCGCCTCGACCGAGGTCATGAAATCTGTGGTCGCTGCTGAAGTGGCGGCTATGTGTGGTTGGCGAGTATTGAAAGACGGTGACCGAGTTGGGTTTGTTATCGCCTCTGATTCTGCTCTATACCACAGCAAAGCTCAGCGTTCCCAAAACGATTTGCTCGCTCAACTGAAACGACTCTCTCAAGCCAACCAGCGCTTAAATGTGGACTCGTTAGATTCAGACAAAGTGACGTTCAGTAAATGGATTGAGCTCATCAAACGGATGAAGCTAAAACAATCCACGTTGATTTTCATCAGTGATTGGCGCGATTGCGAAGAGCATCATCTTGATCATCTTAAGCAGCTTCAACAGCACAACGATGTCCTCGCGGTGATGGTAAGTGATCCTTTAGAGCAGTCGCTTCCTCAAGATTTGGCGAAAGTAAAATGGGTGATTGGTGATGGTCGTTACCAGCTCAATTTAGACAGTAAAGCCAAAGTCGATGCCGCCAGCGCCAGTTTGGTTGAGAAAGCTCAGTTACAACGTCAATCACTGGCACAACTCATGGCAATCAAAAAGCTGCCTCATATCGAAATCGACACAACCGGTGACCACATTACTCAATTCCAAAAACTCGTTGGAGGCCGATAA
- a CDS encoding DUF4381 domain-containing protein, with protein sequence MTDLHTPPSTYILRELHDVAVPESVSWVPQTIGWKILAIVGAIVLMCVGYRLAHHWWDNRYRKEAIEAISRLTPDDASMPKALFSTLKIVLIHLDSSHARLFDTSFLSKLDELNPKHKMFDDEVSKRWLQSIVDPSVELEKTERLQLLERATEWVKEHDENAHNIEKRTLAYKARALKGGRHG encoded by the coding sequence ATGACAGACTTACACACGCCTCCAAGCACGTATATTCTGCGTGAGCTGCATGACGTCGCGGTGCCAGAAAGCGTCAGCTGGGTGCCACAAACCATTGGTTGGAAGATCCTTGCCATTGTCGGTGCGATTGTACTCATGTGTGTCGGCTACCGACTGGCACACCATTGGTGGGATAACCGTTACCGTAAAGAAGCTATTGAAGCCATTTCTCGTTTAACACCAGATGACGCCAGCATGCCGAAAGCGCTGTTCTCGACTCTGAAAATCGTCTTGATTCATCTTGATAGCTCTCATGCTCGTTTATTTGATACCTCGTTCCTGAGCAAGTTAGATGAGCTTAACCCCAAGCATAAAATGTTTGATGACGAAGTCTCCAAGCGTTGGCTGCAAAGTATCGTTGACCCAAGCGTTGAACTGGAAAAAACAGAGCGTTTACAACTTCTTGAACGCGCAACTGAGTGGGTGAAAGAGCACGATGAGAACGCTCACAACATTGAAAAGCGCACGCTTGCCTACAAAGCGCGTGCATTAAAAGGAGGTCGCCATGGGTGA
- a CDS encoding vWA domain-containing protein codes for MGDLLASWLDMSSFEFEHPLWFIILPLPLVVYFLVPAYRTKQMAIKVPFFSQLVDAIGETPSEGASQLTPSWWQRATLIISWLLVVTAMAKPTVLGEPQVRESLGRDVMVVVDLSGSMAEQDFTSNTGEKISRLDAAKEVLSDFAKTRKGDRLGLILFGDAAFVQTPFTPDQKVWLELLNQTDVAMAGQSTHLGDAIGLAIKVFEQSEKSRTDVEDSKEKVAIVLTDGNDTGSFVEPIDAAKVAKAKDVRIHVIAMGDPQTVGETALDMKTIKRIAKESGGEAFEALNRDELAKAYDEIGKLEPQIYESTTYRPKQSLHHYLMALVVAMYLTAFSLATFKRRRLSVNSDGSAQTDNVEGERHV; via the coding sequence ATGGGTGATCTTCTTGCTTCATGGCTGGACATGAGCAGTTTTGAGTTTGAGCATCCGCTTTGGTTCATCATCTTGCCGCTGCCTTTAGTAGTGTATTTCCTCGTCCCAGCTTACCGCACCAAACAAATGGCCATCAAAGTGCCGTTCTTTAGTCAGCTTGTGGACGCCATTGGTGAAACCCCATCAGAAGGGGCAAGCCAACTCACTCCGAGCTGGTGGCAGCGCGCAACGCTCATCATCTCTTGGCTTTTGGTCGTGACCGCAATGGCAAAGCCGACAGTGCTTGGCGAGCCACAGGTGCGTGAAAGCTTAGGCCGAGATGTTATGGTCGTCGTCGATTTGTCTGGCTCAATGGCAGAGCAAGACTTCACGTCCAACACCGGTGAAAAGATTTCTCGTCTCGATGCTGCCAAAGAAGTATTAAGTGACTTTGCCAAAACGCGCAAAGGCGACCGCTTAGGGTTAATCTTGTTTGGCGATGCGGCATTTGTGCAAACGCCATTCACGCCCGATCAAAAAGTGTGGCTAGAGTTGCTTAACCAAACGGATGTGGCGATGGCTGGGCAAAGCACTCACTTAGGTGATGCAATTGGTTTGGCGATTAAGGTGTTTGAGCAAAGTGAAAAGTCGCGTACCGACGTAGAAGATAGCAAAGAGAAAGTCGCCATTGTTCTAACGGATGGTAATGATACCGGAAGCTTCGTTGAACCGATTGATGCGGCGAAAGTCGCGAAAGCCAAAGATGTACGCATCCACGTGATTGCAATGGGTGATCCACAAACCGTGGGTGAAACTGCACTAGATATGAAAACGATCAAACGTATTGCGAAAGAGTCCGGTGGTGAGGCGTTTGAAGCGCTCAACCGTGACGAACTTGCTAAAGCCTATGATGAGATTGGTAAGTTAGAGCCACAGATCTATGAGAGTACCACTTACCGTCCTAAGCAAAGTTTGCATCATTACTTAATGGCTTTGGTGGTTGCGATGTACTTAACCGCGTTCTCGTTGGCGACATTTAAGCGTCGTCGACTATCAGTGAACAGTGACGGTTCTGCACAAACAGACAACGTAGAAGGAGAGCGCCATGTTTGA
- a CDS encoding vWA domain-containing protein, protein MFDSPFSSMGLEQFVTQFHFIRPMWLLAFIPMFLLLWLRWREESKPSWKDILPEHLRKALTIGDYGWRKQLPLKLLMVIVAIAIIICAGPSWERQASPFGEDKASMLVVLDNNDSMLQKDLPPSRLERSKQKIRDLLAARKGGSTGLVVYAGSAHVAMPVTQDSKVFKPFLAAITPEIMPVEGKLAETALPLIDQQLQGQPGSTVLLVTDGVNPATITAYKNYFADKPYQLLILAAGNSDIVSNNPVDLDSLNNLASATGGRLVEVTVDNSDVDKLNRFVERNMQLNGESSMPWKDMGYQLLFPIALIMMLWFRKGWLVQWCVVAMVSTSLSMTPKAMAETVSLKADKPEVVQEVTAWDKASQWWWDLWLTPNQQGQRLFNKNEYLEAAKHFTDPLRKGTAYYYAGEYKLAHTALLEMQNDPSDAVKDYGLYNAASALARQREYLAARNLLQTLADKDSLSEQLRPDVEHNLKVIGGIVEEINRTSESQAGTTDGPEESFELGDNPQTADGTDEKTAAELMLKEKLNANEILGSQELADKWLKRVEADPKYFLRAKFQIQLREPVKTQPQPQPQQEEEQAQ, encoded by the coding sequence ATGTTTGATTCTCCTTTCTCTAGCATGGGGCTAGAACAGTTTGTCACACAGTTCCATTTCATTCGTCCAATGTGGCTATTGGCGTTCATCCCGATGTTTCTTTTGCTTTGGTTAAGGTGGCGAGAAGAATCCAAGCCAAGCTGGAAAGACATTCTTCCTGAGCATTTACGTAAAGCCTTAACGATTGGCGACTATGGTTGGCGAAAACAACTGCCGCTCAAGCTACTTATGGTGATAGTAGCGATTGCCATCATCATCTGTGCTGGACCTTCTTGGGAGCGCCAAGCTTCACCGTTTGGCGAAGACAAAGCCTCCATGCTGGTGGTGTTGGACAACAACGATTCAATGTTACAAAAAGACCTTCCGCCTAGCCGCTTGGAGCGCTCTAAGCAAAAGATCCGTGACCTCTTGGCTGCACGAAAAGGTGGTAGCACTGGGTTGGTTGTCTATGCGGGTTCTGCTCATGTCGCGATGCCAGTAACGCAGGACAGTAAAGTATTCAAACCGTTTCTAGCGGCGATAACACCAGAAATCATGCCAGTTGAAGGTAAACTTGCTGAAACGGCGTTGCCTTTGATTGACCAACAATTACAAGGCCAACCGGGTTCTACGGTTCTGTTGGTTACAGATGGCGTCAATCCGGCAACCATTACCGCTTACAAAAACTACTTTGCAGACAAGCCTTATCAATTGCTTATCTTGGCTGCGGGTAACTCGGACATTGTTTCTAACAACCCGGTCGATTTGGACTCGTTAAACAATCTTGCTAGCGCGACAGGTGGACGTCTTGTTGAAGTGACGGTAGACAACAGCGATGTAGACAAGCTGAACCGTTTTGTTGAGCGAAACATGCAACTCAATGGCGAATCATCCATGCCTTGGAAAGACATGGGTTATCAACTGCTGTTCCCAATTGCTCTCATCATGATGCTTTGGTTCCGCAAAGGCTGGTTAGTGCAATGGTGTGTGGTGGCGATGGTATCAACGTCTTTGTCTATGACGCCAAAAGCCATGGCGGAAACGGTCTCGCTCAAAGCGGATAAACCTGAAGTGGTGCAAGAGGTAACCGCCTGGGATAAAGCGTCTCAATGGTGGTGGGATTTATGGCTCACGCCAAATCAGCAAGGGCAACGTTTGTTCAACAAAAACGAATACCTTGAGGCAGCAAAGCACTTTACGGATCCGTTGCGTAAAGGGACAGCTTATTACTACGCAGGCGAATACAAACTGGCTCATACCGCTCTCTTGGAGATGCAAAACGATCCATCAGATGCGGTAAAAGACTATGGCTTGTACAACGCTGCGAGTGCGTTGGCGCGTCAACGTGAGTACTTGGCCGCGCGTAATTTGTTGCAAACACTGGCAGACAAAGACAGCTTGAGTGAGCAATTGCGACCAGACGTCGAACACAACCTAAAAGTCATTGGTGGCATTGTCGAAGAGATAAACCGCACCAGTGAAAGCCAAGCGGGGACAACAGACGGACCCGAAGAGTCGTTTGAACTGGGTGACAACCCGCAAACTGCAGATGGGACAGACGAAAAAACCGCGGCTGAATTAATGCTGAAAGAGAAACTCAATGCGAACGAAATCCTTGGCAGCCAAGAATTGGCGGATAAGTGGTTAAAACGTGTAGAGGCCGATCCTAAGTACTTCTTGCGCGCTAAGTTCCAAATTCAACTGCGTGAGCCCGTAAAAACGCAGCCACAACCGCAACCACAACAAGAAGAGGAGCAAGCACAATGA
- a CDS encoding BatD family protein, producing MMNAFKLGADSVVGRLSTIMMMFTLFFTGLANAQDIQDLQRPSLPKESDVELLAWVGKQGAGADTKETPKFSVNEQVILYIEVATPRWFTGGTRIGSVEIPNVIAKQRNQLATNYTERKGGQTWSRQRWEITLYPQASGQFVIPPVAVGVQVSAPDGSKVAGTLYTQPIKFEASMPSGLLSDDSAWFTATKVSVDQKWTTSNDELKVGDAITRTITINAQNSLSVLLPDLLSNDSTASYQAYPQPNRLDDKQTRGDYQSSRIEESVYVIQQGGEFTLPEHKFQWWNSKSKELETVVIEGKTFKAKHTFKSFVRAYSGWLIGSAVTLFVLVIAALSIHRYYRSRPTPPWLVFRRMVKANRWGAARASLYKQLRSNTGGLEMSKASDTDIWQKRSQRLQEGQEDASLMNALWKGIQALKPKRLKWAIPKALPQLYKQASNKK from the coding sequence ATGATGAATGCATTCAAACTTGGCGCTGACTCCGTGGTTGGGCGTTTAAGCACTATCATGATGATGTTTACCTTGTTTTTTACTGGCTTGGCGAACGCACAAGATATTCAAGACTTGCAGCGCCCGTCTCTACCTAAAGAAAGTGATGTCGAGTTATTAGCGTGGGTTGGCAAGCAGGGGGCAGGAGCAGATACGAAAGAAACGCCTAAGTTCAGTGTGAATGAGCAGGTGATCTTGTACATCGAAGTTGCAACGCCTCGTTGGTTCACTGGTGGTACACGCATTGGCAGCGTAGAAATCCCCAACGTGATTGCAAAGCAGCGTAACCAATTAGCAACCAACTATACCGAGCGCAAAGGGGGGCAAACGTGGTCTCGTCAGCGTTGGGAAATAACTTTGTATCCGCAAGCCTCGGGGCAGTTTGTGATTCCACCTGTCGCCGTGGGTGTGCAAGTCTCTGCGCCTGATGGTTCAAAAGTGGCTGGTACGCTTTATACGCAGCCAATTAAGTTCGAAGCGTCTATGCCTTCTGGTTTGCTCAGTGATGACTCTGCATGGTTTACCGCGACTAAAGTGAGTGTGGATCAGAAATGGACAACGTCTAACGATGAGCTGAAAGTCGGTGATGCAATCACTCGCACCATAACGATCAATGCACAAAACAGTTTGTCAGTGTTGCTTCCAGACTTGTTATCCAATGATTCTACTGCCAGCTATCAAGCGTATCCTCAACCAAACCGCTTAGACGATAAGCAAACACGTGGCGATTACCAATCGAGTCGAATAGAAGAAAGCGTGTATGTGATCCAACAGGGCGGTGAGTTCACCTTGCCTGAACATAAGTTCCAATGGTGGAACAGCAAGAGTAAAGAGTTGGAAACGGTGGTGATTGAGGGTAAGACCTTCAAAGCCAAGCATACATTTAAATCCTTTGTTAGAGCTTATTCTGGCTGGTTGATTGGCAGCGCAGTGACGCTATTTGTTCTCGTTATCGCCGCCTTGAGCATTCACCGTTATTATCGTTCTCGTCCTACGCCGCCATGGTTAGTGTTCAGACGAATGGTGAAAGCGAATCGATGGGGCGCTGCTCGAGCAAGCTTGTATAAGCAGCTGAGAAGCAACACAGGTGGTCTTGAAATGAGTAAAGCCAGTGACACTGATATTTGGCAGAAGCGTTCACAGCGCCTACAAGAGGGGCAGGAGGACGCAAGCTTGATGAATGCGCTTTGGAAAGGGATACAAGCGCTGAAGCCAAAACGCCTTAAGTGGGCGATACCAAAGGCCTTGCCGCAACTCTATAAGCAGGCAAGTAATAAGAAGTAA